The proteins below come from a single Oncorhynchus keta strain PuntledgeMale-10-30-2019 chromosome 32, Oket_V2, whole genome shotgun sequence genomic window:
- the LOC127914440 gene encoding uncharacterized protein LOC127914440: MTVSYPKPSTQAAWAAPAQTLEKEVGGTEVSEMSDSSLMPTKNRQDPLERIPSLLPGKEHILLCSTPWATVMSPQTLKFILHGIMCRLEASESPQTRRANDPFRLMKDLFVEVQHALKYADISVVFGLEESIQFSGEDAVKAIVKTAAKRLSLRSDSNRAQLRAARSGSEGAIRCMADTITQVIEDWSFEGHFGARRSRGSGRSHSSTSSRSDVTLTEELLAWRETLDEDLEEMADDSTGLEKTSVSSAISEKSQVISYLSESTKPISSALSTDLEDITSTQVRRPRTSRSFSYLGCLIVRHRLISVSLSTKKKEKEEAMQKEVRKSGKKKRGNNKNQKKNKVSPLGNDSTVAADEPKKKQALLPRITAALAKLFCFPCKKKNANVTVQKTSLGKPCCHLPKPTF, translated from the exons ATGACTGTCTCATACCCTAAACCCTCCACCCAGGCAGCATGGGCAGCTCCTGCCCAGACTCTGGAAAAAGAGGTGGGGGGGACTGAGGTCTCTGAGATGAGTGACAGCTCCCTGATGCCCACCAAGAACAGGCAGGACCCCCTGGAGAGGATTCCCTCCCTCCTACCAGGCAAGGAGCACATCCTCCTTTGCAGCACTCCCTGGGCCACCGTCATGAGCCCCCAGACTCTGAAGTTTATTCTCCACGGCATCATGTGTCGACTGGAGGCCTCAGAGTCCCCCCAGACAAGGAGGGCCAATGACCCCTTCAGGCTGATGAAGGATCTCTTTGTGGAGGTCCAGCATGCCCTGAAATATGCTGACATCTCTGTCGTCTTTGGCCTGGAGGAGAGCATCCAATTCAGTGGTGAGGATGCGGTGAAGGCCATCGTGAAGACTGCGGCTAAAAGATTGTCCCTGCGTTCGGACTCCAACCGGGCTCAACTGCGTGCCGCACGCTCTGGTAGCGAGGGAGCCATCAGGTGCATGGCGGACACCATCACACAGGTCATAGAGGACTGGAGTTTCGAAGGCCATTTTGGAGCCAGGAGGAGCCGTGGTAGTGGGAGGTCACACTCCTCAACCTCCTCAAGGAGTGACGTCACCCTCACCGAGGAGCTCCTGGCTTGGAGGGAAACCCTAGACGAGGACCTAGAGGAGATGGCTGATGACAGCACTGGTTTGGAAAAGACCAGTGTGAGCTCAGCCATCTCTGAGAAGTCCCAGGTAATTAGCTACCTTTCTGAAAGCACCAAGCCCATCAGCAGCGCCCTCTCCACAGACCTCGAGGACATCACCTCCACACAGGTGAGACGGCCAAGAACCAGTAGATCGTTTAGTTATTTGGGCTGTTTGATTGTGAGGCATCGACtcatatctgtttctctctctactaagaagaaagagaaggaagaaGCTATGCAGAAAGAAGTGAGGAAGTCAGGAAAGAAGAAGCGAGGAAATAACAAGAACCAGAAGAAGAACAAGGTGTCTCCTCTTGGCAATGATA GTACTGTGGCTGCAGATGAGCCTAAGAAAAAACAGGCTCTCCTCCCGCGGATCACAGCCGCCCTGGCAAAACTATTTTGCTTCCCCTGCAAGAAAAAAAATGCAAACGTAACTGTGCAGAAGACGAGTTTGGGAAAACCCTGCTGCCACCTCCCCAAACCCACTTTCTAA